Proteins from a genomic interval of Paenibacillus sp. FSL H8-0048:
- a CDS encoding SDR family NAD(P)-dependent oxidoreductase: MALQGKIVVITGASSGIGALTAQMLSGQGAIPVLLARSRDKLQAVAAGIQGEHGLFVCDVTDEAAVKRTFTEILEQYGRIDILLNNAGYGRFAAFTEMESEEFADMMDVNYMGIVRCTKAVVPHMLTRGSGQIVNVASMAGKIGTARSVSYTATKHAVLGFTNALRQELRRSGIIVSAVNPGPIATEFFKTADPSGNYERSVSRIMMTPQHVSAKIVKLMDKGKEEVDLPALAGFGIRLYGLFPRLADKLTYNLMNRK, from the coding sequence ATGGCATTACAAGGCAAGATTGTGGTAATTACAGGAGCTTCGAGCGGGATTGGCGCGCTTACGGCGCAGATGCTCAGCGGGCAAGGGGCGATTCCCGTTCTTCTGGCCCGGTCCAGGGACAAGCTGCAGGCGGTTGCGGCGGGCATCCAGGGGGAGCATGGGCTGTTCGTCTGTGATGTGACCGATGAGGCGGCGGTGAAGCGTACCTTTACGGAGATCCTGGAGCAATACGGCAGAATTGATATTCTGCTCAATAATGCCGGTTACGGCAGGTTTGCGGCTTTTACAGAGATGGAGTCTGAAGAGTTCGCTGATATGATGGATGTTAACTATATGGGAATTGTGCGCTGCACCAAGGCTGTCGTTCCTCATATGCTTACGCGCGGCAGCGGTCAGATCGTGAATGTGGCCTCCATGGCCGGCAAAATCGGAACCGCACGCTCAGTGTCCTACACGGCCACCAAGCATGCCGTTCTCGGCTTCACCAATGCGCTCCGGCAGGAGCTGCGGAGGAGCGGGATTATTGTCTCGGCTGTGAACCCCGGCCCCATCGCGACCGAATTCTTCAAGACCGCCGACCCTTCCGGTAATTATGAACGAAGCGTAAGCCGGATCATGATGACGCCGCAGCATGTGTCCGCGAAGATCGTCAAGCTGATGGATAAGGGTAAAGAGGAAGTGGACCTGCCCGCTCTGGCAGGCTTCGGCATCCGGCTCTATGGCCTGTTCCCGCGGCTGGCAGACAAGCTGACCTATAACCTGATGAACAGAAAATGA
- a CDS encoding DEAD/DEAH box helicase, with product MNKASFAAIGIQEDLAARLSEFGITEPSPVQEQTIPLLLEGRDVLAASQTGTGKTLAYLLPLLQGINPDSKAVQKLVLAPTQELAMQILREAERYGAHRGIRAIGLIGGAAIKRQIDKLREHPHLVVGTPGRIRELIGLRKLKMHEVSTIILDEADQMFQLSGAGEVTKIVSSALRTRQLVMLSATIGPETRLLANREMKNPAEVGIDPGMMTAQSLEHHYVVCEERNKIDMLRRVIRHYKPDRAIVFVNATDDIAEVTAKLNHLGLPAAALYGDADKVTRANVLTRFRDGKLKVLVASDVAARGLDIENLTLVVSFDPAFDSEHYVHRAGRTGRMGKRGLSVTIVTEQQTFIMRKFARELDIQLDEREMAFGKALAEGERAELRSGGVKERREGAEPRGGIAAPRTGKPQVRTSAAGTAAGGTGGDAPAGQPGLATGGSGVTVRREQHRPGVSAGTRSAAGPGGKARSQAEREQNRKNKGAPKWLKNKTPRGDGQ from the coding sequence ATGAATAAAGCTTCTTTTGCGGCTATCGGCATCCAGGAAGACCTTGCTGCCCGGTTGTCTGAATTCGGCATCACCGAACCATCCCCTGTACAGGAGCAGACGATTCCGCTTCTGCTGGAAGGAAGAGATGTTCTGGCCGCATCCCAGACAGGAACAGGCAAGACACTGGCTTATCTGCTGCCGCTGCTGCAAGGGATTAACCCGGATTCGAAAGCGGTGCAAAAGCTGGTGCTGGCCCCAACCCAGGAACTGGCGATGCAGATTCTCCGTGAAGCAGAGCGCTACGGGGCACACCGGGGCATCCGGGCCATAGGGCTGATCGGCGGGGCGGCGATTAAGCGCCAGATTGACAAGCTGCGGGAGCATCCGCATCTGGTGGTAGGCACCCCGGGACGCATCCGTGAGCTGATCGGGCTGCGCAAGCTCAAGATGCATGAGGTGAGCACGATTATTCTCGATGAGGCGGATCAGATGTTCCAGCTTAGCGGCGCGGGCGAAGTAACGAAGATCGTCAGCAGCGCGCTGCGTACGCGGCAGCTGGTTATGCTGTCGGCTACGATTGGACCGGAGACCCGTTTGCTGGCGAACCGGGAGATGAAGAATCCGGCGGAGGTCGGCATCGATCCCGGCATGATGACTGCCCAGAGCCTGGAGCACCACTATGTGGTGTGCGAGGAGCGGAACAAGATCGATATGCTGCGCCGGGTGATCCGCCACTATAAGCCGGACCGGGCCATTGTCTTCGTGAATGCGACCGACGACATCGCTGAAGTAACGGCGAAGCTGAACCACCTGGGCCTTCCGGCCGCAGCGCTGTACGGCGATGCCGACAAGGTGACGCGCGCAAACGTGCTGACCCGCTTCCGGGACGGCAAGCTTAAGGTTCTGGTCGCCAGTGATGTAGCGGCGCGGGGCCTGGACATTGAGAATCTGACGCTTGTCGTCAGCTTCGATCCGGCCTTTGACTCCGAGCACTATGTCCACCGTGCCGGACGGACCGGGCGCATGGGCAAACGCGGCTTATCCGTAACGATCGTTACGGAGCAGCAGACGTTCATCATGCGCAAATTCGCCCGCGAGCTGGATATCCAGCTGGACGAGCGGGAGATGGCCTTCGGCAAGGCGCTGGCGGAAGGCGAACGCGCCGAGCTGCGCAGCGGCGGCGTGAAGGAGCGCCGCGAAGGGGCTGAACCACGCGGCGGCATTGCAGCGCCGCGCACCGGCAAGCCGCAGGTGCGGACCTCGGCGGCTGGAACAGCAGCCGGAGGGACGGGCGGCGACGCTCCGGCAGGCCAGCCGGGGCTAGCTACCGGCGGCAGTGGCGTTACGGTGCGGCGCGAGCAGCACCGGCCGGGAGTGAGCGCCGGCACGCGCAGCGCGGCGGGGCCGGGGGGCAAGGCCCGCAGCCAGGCGGAGCGGGAGCAGAACCGCAAGAATAAGGGAGCCCCGAAATGGCTCAAGAACAAAACCCCGAGAGGTGACGGTCAATGA
- a CDS encoding ABC transporter ATP-binding protein, whose amino-acid sequence MNTAPVLEITGLSGGYSLNKPVLHDIGLQVQPGEMVGLIGLNGAGKSTTMKHILGLMSPHKGEITVQGKTRSSDPGSYHSALSFVPESPLLYEEMTVREHVEFTARAYGVERSDYESRTSQLAALFNMEDKMDTLSSHLSKGMKQKVMIMCAFVARPALYVIDEPFLGLDPLGIRSLLDFMLDLKKSGASILLSSHILSTIENYCDRFIVLHGGKVIAEGTLAEMTAKAGRQGLNLEQLFYELVQGGK is encoded by the coding sequence ATGAATACAGCTCCCGTATTGGAAATTACGGGCCTCAGCGGAGGCTACAGCCTGAACAAGCCGGTGCTGCATGACATCGGCCTGCAGGTGCAGCCCGGTGAGATGGTTGGGTTAATCGGACTGAACGGTGCGGGCAAGAGCACTACAATGAAGCATATCCTGGGGCTGATGTCCCCGCATAAGGGTGAGATTACGGTACAGGGGAAGACGCGCAGCAGCGATCCCGGGAGCTACCACAGTGCGCTGTCCTTCGTGCCGGAATCCCCTCTGCTCTATGAGGAAATGACGGTTCGTGAGCATGTGGAATTCACGGCCAGAGCATATGGCGTGGAGCGCAGTGATTATGAATCACGCACCAGCCAGCTGGCTGCACTCTTCAATATGGAGGACAAGATGGATACCTTGTCCTCTCATCTGTCTAAGGGAATGAAGCAGAAGGTGATGATCATGTGCGCGTTCGTAGCGCGCCCGGCCCTGTATGTGATCGACGAGCCGTTCCTCGGCCTTGACCCGCTGGGTATCCGCTCTCTGCTGGATTTCATGCTGGACCTGAAGAAGTCCGGAGCTTCAATTCTGCTCAGCTCGCATATTCTCTCCACGATTGAGAACTATTGTGACCGGTTCATTGTGCTGCATGGCGGCAAAGTGATTGCGGAGGGAACGCTGGCCGAGATGACCGCGAAGGCCGGGCGGCAGGGCTTGAATTTGGAGCAGCTGTTCTACGAGCTGGTTCAGGGAGGGAAATGA
- a CDS encoding ABC transporter permease — protein sequence MDLKELRRQRRSRFTGSLIPYAGYIIQSGVAMVFLLVLIMFSAWYTALLRDIPSGIPIRWIMFVLLVPAAVHSSFRTYLQTPDTIFLLPQGHRMREYFAPSWVSGNVWKILRMAFILITLWPLYIRTEESPRGLLATLLVLILVKLLSSYGLWRETAMLSRPAAAGYNLLRWAVGGLMVAAWLWQPSMRALIFILILAAAYVAALAVPGRHAVPWERLITMEKNQGTRALMVLGWFVDVPGREQRVYARRYLSRWGSGLSWQRDSAYRFLLTKSFARGDVFGIVLRMAVLDLFLVWMMKDSYLGSGIYVFFLFLMGIQLTALRKLHSESFWLTVYPLPEGSKGKGTIQFVFRAHLVLALLTGLPLLLQAGQRPLEVLATFACGFLLAYLFKVNSTRKEARMDEDDL from the coding sequence ATGGATTTGAAGGAGCTGCGCCGGCAGCGGCGCAGCCGGTTCACAGGCAGCCTGATCCCTTATGCCGGATATATCATTCAGAGCGGGGTAGCCATGGTGTTCCTGCTGGTGTTGATTATGTTCTCCGCCTGGTATACAGCGCTGCTGCGCGATATTCCCTCTGGCATACCGATCCGCTGGATTATGTTCGTCCTGCTGGTGCCTGCGGCGGTGCACAGCAGCTTCCGGACGTATCTGCAGACCCCGGATACGATCTTCCTGCTGCCGCAGGGCCACCGGATGAGAGAGTATTTCGCCCCGTCCTGGGTCAGCGGCAATGTGTGGAAGATTCTGCGCATGGCCTTCATCCTCATTACATTATGGCCGCTGTACATACGCACCGAGGAGTCACCCCGGGGACTGCTGGCTACCCTGCTGGTGCTGATTCTGGTCAAGCTGTTATCCAGCTACGGGTTATGGCGGGAGACGGCGATGCTCTCCCGCCCCGCTGCGGCAGGTTATAACTTGTTGCGTTGGGCAGTAGGTGGTCTAATGGTTGCCGCATGGTTATGGCAGCCGTCCATGCGCGCCCTGATCTTCATCCTGATTCTGGCCGCAGCCTATGTGGCCGCACTGGCTGTTCCAGGACGGCATGCTGTTCCGTGGGAACGCCTAATCACTATGGAAAAGAATCAGGGGACCCGGGCGCTGATGGTCCTTGGCTGGTTCGTCGATGTTCCGGGACGCGAGCAGCGGGTCTATGCCCGCCGTTATCTGTCGCGTTGGGGCAGCGGACTGAGCTGGCAGCGGGATTCCGCCTACCGGTTCCTCTTGACCAAAAGCTTCGCCCGGGGGGATGTCTTCGGCATCGTCCTGCGGATGGCTGTGCTGGATCTGTTCCTGGTCTGGATGATGAAGGACAGCTACCTCGGCAGCGGCATCTATGTATTCTTCCTCTTCCTGATGGGCATTCAGCTGACGGCACTGCGCAAGCTGCACAGCGAATCGTTCTGGCTGACCGTCTACCCGCTGCCGGAGGGCAGCAAGGGCAAGGGAACGATCCAGTTTGTATTCCGGGCCCATCTGGTCCTGGCGCTGCTGACCGGATTGCCGCTCCTGCTTCAGGCCGGGCAGCGGCCGTTGGAAGTGCTGGCTACCTTCGCCTGCGGATTCCTGCTGGCGTATCTGTTCAAGGTCAACTCCACCCGCAAGGAAGCGCGTATGGATGAAGACGACCTGTAG
- a CDS encoding YjcZ family sporulation protein produces MSEEVRGGYGYGGGFTSTGAILVLFILLVIISRSLFV; encoded by the coding sequence ATGAGCGAAGAAGTTAGAGGCGGATACGGATACGGCGGCGGGTTCACAAGCACTGGAGCGATTCTGGTTCTCTTTATCCTGCTGGTTATCATCAGCCGTTCACTCTTTGTCTAA
- a CDS encoding aminotransferase class I/II-fold pyridoxal phosphate-dependent enzyme — MNPLAGQLNDSIKAGNEHVYDMLSSLGKAIYFPKEGILSQSAEATAHAKKYNATIGIATENGLPMHLGVIQDKLSAYSPKDLYGYAPPAGKPELRSVWREKMLRENPSLEGKSFSNPIVTNALTHGLSIVADLFAEQGDAVIYPDKNWENYELTFGIRRLTETVNYPLFTEDMSFNSEGLLDALLAQKDRGKAIVLLNFPNNPTGYTPGLAEGEAIVAAILRAAEEGINVVVVSDDAYFGLFFEDSLKESLFGKLANLHPRVLAVKIDGATKEEFVWGFRVGFITYASENKELLAALEQKTLGIIRATISSGAHPSQTFVLDALKAPEFSAQKEEKFLIMKGRANKVKSLLDSGKYGNDVWTYYPFNSGYFMCLKLFTVSAEDLRLHLIHTYGLGTIALGESDLRIAFSCIEEDQLEDLFDLVYAGVRDLEKA, encoded by the coding sequence ATGAATCCACTGGCTGGACAATTGAATGACAGCATCAAGGCAGGCAATGAACATGTATACGATATGCTCTCGAGTCTCGGTAAAGCCATCTATTTCCCCAAAGAGGGGATTCTGAGCCAATCCGCAGAGGCAACGGCTCATGCTAAAAAGTATAACGCCACCATCGGGATTGCTACCGAGAACGGGTTGCCGATGCACCTTGGCGTAATCCAGGATAAGCTCTCCGCTTACAGTCCCAAAGACCTGTACGGTTATGCGCCTCCAGCAGGCAAGCCGGAGCTCCGCTCCGTCTGGCGGGAGAAGATGCTGCGTGAGAATCCGTCGCTTGAAGGCAAGTCTTTCAGTAATCCAATCGTCACGAATGCGCTGACCCACGGGCTTAGCATCGTTGCCGATCTGTTCGCAGAGCAAGGAGATGCCGTCATTTATCCGGACAAAAACTGGGAGAACTACGAGCTGACCTTCGGCATCCGCCGGCTGACCGAAACCGTGAATTACCCGCTCTTCACGGAGGACATGAGCTTCAACAGCGAAGGCCTGCTGGATGCCCTGCTGGCCCAGAAGGACCGCGGCAAAGCCATCGTCCTGCTTAACTTCCCGAATAATCCAACCGGATATACGCCAGGCCTTGCAGAAGGCGAGGCCATTGTTGCCGCTATCCTGCGTGCTGCCGAAGAAGGCATTAATGTGGTAGTGGTGAGCGACGACGCTTATTTCGGACTCTTTTTCGAGGATTCACTCAAGGAATCCCTGTTCGGCAAGCTGGCGAATCTGCATCCGCGCGTGCTGGCGGTCAAGATTGACGGAGCCACCAAGGAAGAATTCGTCTGGGGCTTCCGCGTCGGCTTCATCACCTACGCTTCGGAGAACAAGGAGCTGCTGGCTGCGCTGGAACAAAAAACGCTCGGCATTATCCGGGCTACCATCTCCAGCGGCGCGCATCCGTCGCAGACCTTCGTACTCGACGCACTCAAGGCACCGGAATTCTCAGCCCAAAAGGAAGAGAAATTCCTGATCATGAAAGGCCGGGCCAACAAAGTGAAGTCGCTGCTGGACAGCGGCAAATACGGTAATGATGTGTGGACCTATTATCCGTTCAACTCCGGGTACTTCATGTGCCTGAAGCTCTTTACCGTCTCAGCGGAAGATCTGCGGCTCCACCTGATCCACACCTACGGCCTGGGCACCATCGCCCTTGGCGAGAGTGACCTGCGTATTGCTTTCTCCTGTATCGAGGAGGATCAGCTGGAGGATCTGTTCGATCTGGTCTATGCGGGCGTCCGTGATTTGGAGAAGGCCTGA
- a CDS encoding AraC family transcriptional regulator has product MLHASPSSFVILPALAKIVCEPGWKWQKREKPLQNYDLFYVWSGEGTVVRSGVPYQVGKGSCFLFRPGDYTSATHNPQKPLVITYIHFDVTEEVTELPAPYHELTETVEFEHLLARYVRLFLVQTYAAEEEGRLILKQLMIHLLRQDQARPVERHVSNQLAEVIHEVANYVSQHPGAAHRVEDLAARAGLSPRYFSIKFKEITGSSVQSYVIRARIERAQHLLLYAGMNVTEVADALGYRDIFFFSRQFKQHTGKSPSEIR; this is encoded by the coding sequence ATGCTTCATGCATCGCCATCCTCTTTTGTCATCCTCCCGGCTCTGGCGAAGATTGTCTGTGAACCGGGCTGGAAATGGCAGAAAAGAGAGAAGCCGCTGCAAAACTATGACTTGTTCTATGTCTGGAGTGGAGAGGGTACGGTTGTGCGTAGCGGCGTGCCCTATCAGGTAGGGAAGGGAAGCTGCTTCCTGTTCCGGCCGGGGGATTATACCAGTGCCACACATAATCCGCAGAAACCGCTTGTCATTACATATATTCACTTCGATGTGACGGAGGAGGTCACAGAGCTGCCGGCCCCTTACCATGAGCTGACGGAGACGGTGGAGTTCGAGCATCTGCTGGCCCGTTATGTCCGGCTGTTCCTGGTGCAGACTTATGCGGCGGAGGAGGAGGGGCGTCTGATTCTGAAGCAGCTCATGATTCATCTGCTGCGCCAGGATCAGGCAAGGCCGGTCGAGCGCCATGTCAGCAACCAGCTGGCGGAGGTGATCCACGAGGTCGCCAACTATGTCAGCCAGCATCCCGGGGCGGCGCACCGGGTAGAGGATCTGGCCGCCCGGGCGGGGTTGTCCCCGCGTTACTTCTCAATCAAGTTCAAGGAGATCACCGGCTCCTCGGTCCAGTCCTATGTGATCCGTGCACGGATCGAACGGGCGCAGCATCTGCTGCTGTATGCGGGCATGAACGTCACGGAGGTGGCGGATGCGCTCGGCTACCGGGACATCTTCTTTTTCAGCCGCCAATTCAAGCAGCACACCGGGAAAAGTCCTTCGGAGATCCGCTGA